tggaTTAGTTACGGTAACATTAATGTAATGGTGGCATGATAACTATAGGCCTCCTGTGGGGTGTTACCGGTCTTAAGCTAACACTTAATTTTACAAATACATCTTACTCACTATAGATGctatttattaaatgtacatgttttgctttttgaacTTTGCTTGCTCTGACCAACAATTGGAGGACGGAAAAATGCTGGTGTGGGCCAGCTAATTCACAATTTGATATGTCTAAGTAAGAAAATGTCCGCTTGCTTATATTGTATAGCTGCTTGGCTCATATAGATTTGAATCCCCCATCTCAGAACTATGAGGCAAATATGCTCTAAACTAGTCGTGCGCTACGCTGCCATCGTAATAACATTATAATGACAATGTAGTCTCCAAGCTAAAATATGAGCTGCTCTAAGATATGCATTAGCAGCTAATGCTACATACAATGTTTACATACAATGTATGTATTCAGCTAATGATTAGCTGGACAGCATGAGACCTTCCCTTTATTTGTAACCTCTATACTAGAAGAAAATGACTACTCTTGATCTGAATACATACATTGTGTGCCATTTTTATCAACAGAACATCTTGTTGATGtgagctcaaaaagtgatggaaTTAAACTGGATTAGCTCAAATAATCATTAACATCTGACTATTTGATGTCTGTTTGATGTTTCTAACAGTATTTGGCAAAGAAACTGGGCTTTGACACTTTGTTGTTTGGTTATTTGCAAACCACGGTTGGTGTCATCCAACTCTTTGGGGGTACTTTGTTTGGAAGGTAAGTACAGGCAAGCGTCATTTACATGTTTTGAGACTTTTGTTGTGACTCGCGAACAACCTAAACGTGTTGTTGTGCTTCCTTTATTAATTGTATGGTAGGTTTGCGGATGTGATCGGGGCCCGAGCAGCACTGTCATTGGCGTGCGCTGCAAATATTGTTTTCTTCATTCTACTCGCAATAGCAGATTCTCCTGCCATGCTTTTTATTCACAAACTCCCCACAGTTGTCATGCATGTCCTACCAGGTGAGTTTCTCGTATAAGGAGTCTCACCAGCAGTGTATTTAAGTTCTACATGAGAGCCTCAGTTTTTCACCATTGATCACTTTTTGTCTGCAGCTTCTCAGATGGTTGTCGCAGACCTTTCAGAACCTGAAAAGCGCGCCGATGCACTTTCCAAACTCGGTCTTTGTTTTGGCATTGGAATGATTGCTGGGTCCACTTTGGGAGGTCATCTTGTCACAAAATATGGGTGAGTGAATGTTGTCATTTATTTCTACCGTGCAAAAACATCATCAGCTATTGTTAAAATGATCACAGGAATCTGTTTCTATCTCTGTTGAATGTATTTACtagtgcgtgtgtgcatgtttattaTGTTGTGCGGCTAACGTTAACTTGACTTTGTGTATTTCTCAGGGAGAGATTTGCTGCGTACAGTGGTGCTGCAGGGAGCGCGTTCAGTTTGCTGTTGGTATTATGCTTTATCCCGCAAACCACGAAAGTTCAAAGTCCAACCACCAAAACAGATTGTAAGACACACTCGAGTTTtccaaacatatatttttaaggAAATTGTACATTGTGATTAGAAAATTAGTTGGTTAGTTCCAAATGAGTTCAGTTAACTTTTGAAATTGATGTACTTTCTGCTTCAATTAGATCAATTATGTATCGGTTAGgctgaaaatgttttgctttGGCATGAAACGATGAATATGAAATGTATGCTCTATTGGGTTGAAGTCCGGAGAATGACTTTGCAATTTGTTGTTTTGGATTTTGAATGAACATTTCCAATAGTTTTGAAGGAGAGTGTATTATTAGCCTTCTGCCATGTCCACCAGTTTAACATTTGGATTTATGAAATGATTGTGTCATCAGTCATGTcgattattattgtgggaatgctgaagcattcccacatatgttatcgtgatttttattctccacgttttttttgccgcgtaacaactcccacataatacttccaatttacactgttcaaatttcaactagcttaaaaaattcacgcctcccggggtatatatcatcagattccacattacttacaggatttgcacaatttaacttgtaatatcatttttcccattaattttcaatggCACAGACATTGAACCTTTtcgaagtatcactttccatgcccttaccatcattaccaggtggcTTACATTGGTCGGTGGCACaggtggtaaagtgcattgtccagtaaccaggaggtcatcatttcataatttatctctcaatttacttcataagtattccacatgcattcaatctTAACATTCAGCTATtatcattcagctttcagcattcccacgcaatttctccagaaattgcacttagtctagttacgtATTCTAATGACTTTCGGTTCTGTATATCGTTGTATGTTTTGAATCCACCGCAGCTGAGACCAAAAGCACGTCCATATTCAGTGTGAGCCAGATCACAAGACTAATGAAGTTTCCAGGAGTGACTCCAACCTTTGTTGTGAAGATTTTTACAGGTTTACCATCAAGTGAGAgagttttcattttcaaacaaaattgTTCATAGTATTTATAAACACAAGAAGATTTCAGTGACAGACTTGCTGTGATCTTTGTTCAGGCATTTTCCAACTGATGTTCTCTATAATTGCATTGGAATTTTTCAAGTTGACACCTGAGCAAATTGGATATATAATGGCATATTTTGGAATAGCACAGATGgtgagtcattaaaaaaaatctcttattCTCTTAATCTCTTATTGCTCATTAAATcccaagcatttttttccccaggtggTTCAAGGAGGAGTGATCGGGCGACTTACAGCAAGATATTCTGAGAGTTCGCTGCTGCTTCTGTCTATTGGAATTTCTGCTTTTGTGGGCCTGGCTCAGGTACACACTGTACTCACGCgttgaaaaaaacatgcacagcaCATGATGTACCATTTCGATCTGGTCTAATGAAATCAAAGCTTGTCTTTATATGTATTTCTCCTGCTTTCCTTTTGTCAGACCTTCTCTGGGTCTCTTTTGTGAATACTTTGCTGATGCAATCACA
Above is a genomic segment from Festucalex cinctus isolate MCC-2025b chromosome 4, RoL_Fcin_1.0, whole genome shotgun sequence containing:
- the slc67a1 gene encoding solute carrier family 22 member 18; the encoded protein is MTARVEASDETASVSSKANAETHLSKKTTIYVVYLIAALDITWMFIQFSITPYLAKKLGFDTLLFGYLQTTVGVIQLFGGTLFGRFADVIGARAALSLACAANIVFFILLAIADSPAMLFIHKLPTVVMHVLPASQMVVADLSEPEKRADALSKLGLCFGIGMIAGSTLGGHLVTKYGERFAAYSGAAGSAFSLLLVLCFIPQTTKVQSPTTKTDSETKSTSIFSVSQITRLMKFPGVTPTFVVKIFTGLPSSIFQLMFSIIALEFFKLTPEQIGYIMAYFGIAQMVVQGGVIGRLTARYSESSLLLLSIGISAFVGLAQAYMQNVFQFCLTVVPMMFSLSVFNVITDSLLTKSVPSSDTGTMLGLCASVQSLLRTVGPTIGGFLYVNYGIFSIGFLQFVVNSAVFVYLLQRRLNKKAEYKE